One stretch of Qipengyuania gelatinilytica DNA includes these proteins:
- the accB gene encoding acetyl-CoA carboxylase biotin carboxyl carrier protein gives MNVDTSLVRELAEMLGDTGLTEIEVEDGDRKIRVSRGGGVAMAAAPAPMAAPAPAAAAPAAAPAAESAPAVADTAGAIKSPMVGTVYLAPEPGASDFVKVGDSVKEGQTLLIVEAMKVMNPIAADKAGTVKSILVENAQPVEFDQPLVVIG, from the coding sequence ATGAACGTCGACACCTCGCTCGTGCGCGAGCTGGCAGAGATGCTTGGCGACACCGGGCTAACCGAAATCGAAGTCGAGGACGGCGACCGCAAGATCCGCGTTTCGCGCGGCGGCGGCGTGGCAATGGCCGCTGCGCCTGCACCGATGGCAGCACCCGCCCCGGCAGCTGCAGCCCCGGCAGCAGCGCCCGCAGCAGAAAGCGCCCCGGCAGTGGCCGATACCGCAGGTGCCATCAAGTCGCCCATGGTCGGCACGGTCTACCTCGCTCCCGAACCAGGCGCGTCGGACTTCGTGAAGGTGGGTGACAGCGTCAAGGAAGGCCAGACCCTCCTGATCGTGGAAGCCATGAAGGTGATGAACCCGATCGCTGCCGACAAGGCAGGTACGGTGAAATCGATCCTCGTCGAGAACGCCCAGCCGGTCGAATTCGACCAGCCGCTCGTCGTCATCGGGTAA
- the yajC gene encoding preprotein translocase subunit YajC, whose protein sequence is MLDILAAAGTAAAQPPVWLQILPWIAIFAVFWFLMIRPQLRQQKAHREKVEGLKRGDEVVTAGGLVGKITKVEEQFVELELAKGMKVRAVKQTIGEVLNAKPAKPAND, encoded by the coding sequence ATGCTCGATATCCTCGCCGCCGCCGGCACTGCCGCAGCCCAGCCGCCGGTATGGCTGCAGATCCTGCCCTGGATCGCGATTTTCGCGGTTTTCTGGTTCCTGATGATCCGCCCGCAGCTACGCCAGCAGAAGGCGCACCGCGAAAAGGTCGAAGGCCTGAAAAGGGGTGACGAGGTGGTCACGGCAGGTGGTCTCGTTGGCAAGATCACCAAGGTCGAAGAGCAGTTCGTCGAACTGGAACTGGCCAAGGGCATGAAGGTGCGCGCTGTAAAGCAGACCATCGGCGAAGTGCTGAACGCCAAGCCCGCCAAACCGGCCAACGACTGA
- a CDS encoding holin family protein: MPLVESLIGPIASIIDKIIPDKEARAKAKLELLALEGTHEMKQIEARLSAIVAEAKSADPWTSRARPSFLYVMYAMILFALPMGVLAAFSPQAAQDIGSGITTYLRGLPEELYALFGTGYLGYTAARQWGKVKGVEQ, encoded by the coding sequence ATGCCCCTCGTAGAATCGCTCATCGGTCCGATCGCTTCGATCATCGACAAGATCATTCCCGACAAGGAGGCACGCGCGAAAGCCAAGCTGGAACTTCTCGCGCTCGAAGGGACGCACGAGATGAAACAGATCGAAGCGCGCCTCTCGGCCATCGTGGCCGAGGCGAAGTCCGCCGACCCATGGACCAGCCGCGCGCGCCCCAGCTTCCTCTACGTGATGTATGCCATGATCCTCTTCGCCCTTCCGATGGGCGTGCTGGCCGCCTTCTCGCCGCAGGCGGCGCAGGACATCGGCAGCGGTATCACGACTTATCTGAGAGGCCTTCCAGAGGAACTCTACGCGCTCTTCGGCACCGGCTACCTCGGCTACACCGCCGCACGGCAGTGGGGAAAGGTGAAAGGGGTGGAGCAGTAA
- a CDS encoding type II 3-dehydroquinate dehydratase, translating to MTDTVFVLNGPNLNLLGTREPEIYGSATLADIEADLRGQADGLGLAIDFRQTNHEGVLVDWLHEAQHKGAKAVLLNAAAYTHTSIALLDAIKAITVPVIEVHLSDPSTREEFRHISYVGMAAADCVQGLGARSYSVALDKAAAL from the coding sequence ATGACCGACACCGTCTTCGTCCTCAACGGCCCCAACCTCAACCTGCTCGGCACGCGCGAGCCGGAGATTTACGGCAGCGCGACGCTCGCCGATATCGAAGCGGACCTTCGCGGGCAGGCCGACGGCCTCGGTCTGGCGATCGACTTTCGCCAGACAAATCACGAAGGCGTGCTGGTCGACTGGTTGCACGAGGCTCAGCACAAAGGTGCAAAGGCAGTCCTGCTCAATGCAGCGGCCTATACCCACACCTCGATCGCGCTGCTCGATGCGATAAAAGCGATCACGGTTCCGGTCATCGAAGTCCACCTGTCCGATCCCTCGACGCGCGAGGAATTCCGCCATATCTCCTATGTCGGCATGGCGGCCGCCGATTGCGTGCAGGGCCTGGGTGCGCGCAGCTATTCCGTAGCGTTGGATAAGGCCGCGGCTCTCTAA